One stretch of Eggerthella lenta DSM 2243 DNA includes these proteins:
- a CDS encoding type II toxin-antitoxin system RelB/DinJ family antitoxin, which yields MTTDMVQMNTRISRSLKERGDAALERAGYSPSQAVRKLWDYAAKNAHNPRAIQNLFDAEDEAEKREAEEERARRREITIRGANIVADAYERHGIKPSDWTMNASYEEMRDYALLERLRERGLDA from the coding sequence ATGACGACGGATATGGTGCAGATGAACACGCGCATCAGCCGCTCGCTCAAGGAGCGCGGCGATGCGGCGCTGGAGCGCGCCGGTTACTCGCCGTCGCAGGCGGTTCGCAAGCTGTGGGACTACGCCGCGAAGAACGCGCACAACCCGCGCGCCATACAAAACCTGTTCGACGCAGAAGACGAAGCGGAGAAACGAGAAGCTGAAGAGGAGCGCGCGCGGAGGCGGGAAATCACGATCAGGGGTGCGAACATCGTCGCCGATGCGTACGAGCGGCACGGAATCAAGCCTTCCGACTGGACGATGAACGCATCGTACGAAGAGATGCGCGACTACGCCCTGCTCGAGCGCCTTCGGGAACGGGGCCTCGATGCCTAG
- the nhaA gene encoding Na+/H+ antiporter NhaA, with the protein MTEQNQDGAQRIFINEVQRHQARYRKLIQFTHSSTKAAGVMLLAAVVALIVANTGAYEAFLEFWHTEAGFFFGDAFAGMSLAHVINDIFMAVFFLLVGLEVKYELTVGELTNIRQALLPIMAAIGGVLAPIGIYLVFNATNPETAQGWGVPTATDIAFALGILALLGNRVPSGVRVFLSTLAVADDIIAILVIAIFYGHSPSMFWLAMAAVVLVVLVLMNRNHIYSLVPYLLVGAVLWYCVFMSGVHSTIAGVLLAFVIPSGSRVNLKSFITWSGDKVREARDAFQPETPVIAQGDYIKTVTALSRVAGQVVPPATRLEHKLYPWVYFGILPLFALTNADVSFIGMDVGAMLADPVLYGVMLGLLLGKPLGIMLMSFIIVKSKLASLPENVNWFHMLGASILGGVGFTMAIFVANLAFTDEMHIATAKLAILAASLIAGVLGFVFLLLQAKAAQKRGVAYLSASGDDVTRQTAGSEAARESEELLREIEDPELKSELEEAKKRGGVFEIVVDLGPTGLLGGGSIGDVREAVRNEVVRVLKEEGKDELLEQMQKDFDDEGKPPLLSVEEALLREGGEEARQRALRREGEDATGMSGGAGDAGVPGDSDPAGKR; encoded by the coding sequence ATGACCGAACAGAATCAAGACGGAGCGCAGCGCATTTTCATCAACGAAGTGCAACGTCATCAGGCACGATACAGGAAACTCATCCAATTCACCCACTCGTCGACGAAGGCGGCCGGCGTCATGCTGCTGGCGGCCGTCGTGGCGCTCATCGTGGCGAACACGGGCGCGTACGAGGCGTTCTTGGAGTTCTGGCACACCGAGGCGGGCTTCTTCTTCGGCGATGCGTTCGCGGGCATGTCGCTGGCGCACGTGATCAACGATATCTTCATGGCCGTGTTCTTCCTGCTGGTGGGCTTGGAAGTGAAATACGAGCTGACGGTGGGCGAGCTGACGAACATCCGCCAGGCGCTGCTGCCCATCATGGCTGCCATCGGCGGCGTGCTGGCCCCCATCGGCATCTACCTGGTGTTCAACGCGACGAACCCCGAAACCGCCCAAGGTTGGGGCGTTCCCACCGCCACCGATATCGCGTTCGCGCTGGGCATCCTCGCCCTGCTGGGCAACCGCGTCCCCAGCGGCGTGCGCGTGTTCCTCAGCACGCTGGCCGTGGCCGACGACATCATCGCCATCCTGGTCATCGCCATCTTCTACGGCCACAGCCCGTCGATGTTCTGGCTGGCCATGGCCGCCGTCGTGCTGGTGGTGCTCGTGCTGATGAACCGCAACCACATCTACTCGCTCGTGCCGTACCTGCTGGTGGGCGCCGTGCTGTGGTACTGCGTGTTCATGTCGGGCGTGCACTCCACCATCGCGGGCGTGCTGCTGGCGTTCGTCATCCCCTCGGGGTCGCGCGTGAATCTTAAGAGCTTCATTACCTGGTCGGGCGACAAGGTGCGCGAGGCGCGCGATGCGTTCCAGCCTGAAACGCCGGTTATCGCGCAGGGCGACTACATCAAGACCGTGACGGCCCTCAGCCGCGTGGCGGGCCAGGTGGTGCCGCCGGCGACGCGTCTCGAGCACAAGCTGTACCCGTGGGTGTACTTCGGCATCCTGCCGCTGTTCGCGTTGACGAACGCCGACGTCAGCTTCATCGGCATGGACGTGGGCGCCATGCTCGCCGACCCGGTGCTGTACGGCGTCATGCTGGGCCTGCTGCTGGGCAAGCCGCTGGGCATCATGCTCATGAGCTTCATCATCGTGAAGAGCAAGCTGGCCTCGCTGCCCGAGAACGTGAACTGGTTCCATATGCTGGGCGCCAGCATCCTGGGCGGCGTGGGCTTCACGATGGCCATCTTCGTGGCGAACCTCGCGTTCACCGACGAGATGCACATCGCCACGGCGAAGCTGGCCATCCTGGCGGCGTCGCTGATCGCAGGCGTGCTGGGCTTCGTGTTCCTGCTGCTGCAGGCGAAGGCGGCGCAGAAGCGCGGGGTGGCGTACCTGTCGGCCAGCGGCGACGACGTGACGCGCCAGACGGCGGGCAGCGAAGCGGCGCGCGAGTCTGAGGAGCTGCTGCGCGAAATCGAGGACCCCGAGCTCAAGAGCGAGCTCGAAGAGGCGAAGAAGCGCGGCGGCGTGTTCGAGATCGTCGTCGACCTGGGACCGACGGGCCTGCTGGGCGGCGGCTCCATCGGCGATGTGCGCGAAGCGGTGCGCAACGAGGTGGTGCGCGTGCTCAAGGAGGAGGGCAAGGACGAGCTGCTGGAGCAGATGCAGAAGGACTTCGACGACGAGGGCAAGCCGCCGCTGCTCAGCGTGGAGGAGGCCCTGCTGCGCGAAGGCGGCGAGGAAGCACGCCAGCGCGCGCTGCGCCGCGAGGGCGAGGACGCGACGGGCATGTCGGGCGGAGCTGGCGACGCGGGCGTCCCCGGCGATTCCGACCCCGCAGGCAAACGGTGA
- a CDS encoding molybdopterin-containing oxidoreductase family protein: MTQPTITRRSFVKSAAALGAACGLGVAVSDDLVHVDPAHADTGGDVKIVKTACRACIASCAVLAHVKNGRVIKIEGNPESPMSQGGLCAKGMAGIQALYHPNRNKYPMRRVGERGQNQWERITWDEAITEIAEKLIEIDEKYGSECVAVSTGGGGNPHFSNVKRFGEAVNTPNVWEPGCAQCYLPRMGASQLSNGMGKPNNLSFADSNGWDYYFTDSPVDSLVLWGTDPSNSSVATGGRALAELRAREQGLKTVVIDPRMTMDAAKAEVWLPIRPGTDAALLMAWTKWIIDNEKYDEDFCTNWTNMPYIVNPETRLTLKPTECGLEGTDKDYVIWDPAEGKPVVLEYPMNEGVTPPLFGTYEIDGKQYPTGGQLLKESVDEFTLAKAAEICWLDEGQIEKALEIYTSGQSGIMQGVPIDQYEQSQQCALGALNLEYLMGNVQKPGAMLQSFKPCPARDQIPNTPRFLKKEKMLKRLGVQEHKGLLDWDMAFIPAVFKAMKDGDPYQIHAWFERSGNKHVVLGNATCLDEIVPNLDFVCHIFMYPTAFSVLCADMLLPSAEWLETNLVIPQLNAIVIRQAVTHLFETVEEGLIWTQIVQKMAEMGNVHAQEAFTAEGTNGIPMYKNEYEKQKLHLNNLKMSWEEAAEKGVFEWCTEEEYRTYYGYKAVDEATGKAKGFGTPSKKCEVYCESNTILGRTGFPWSQCFEEKNLVLEPASKDYEPLCYYKEPAESPLTDTEYPLVLTEGRLPMYHHGTLRNIPYLREIYPVPEMWIHPDDAATYGVEDGQWCTIASRRGETHGKARVTTAIAKGVIYQERFWAPELLDTDPERAYRVMNINVLTKNDEPYNPEYGTYTLRGFQVKVTPDAAAPEGVWTEPEQFEPWMPQPSDPTEEVFDYGA; this comes from the coding sequence ATGACACAGCCTACCATCACGCGACGCAGTTTCGTGAAGTCGGCGGCGGCGCTCGGCGCTGCATGCGGCCTGGGCGTCGCCGTGAGCGACGACCTCGTGCACGTCGACCCGGCACATGCCGATACGGGCGGCGACGTGAAGATCGTGAAGACGGCCTGTCGCGCCTGCATCGCAAGCTGCGCCGTGCTGGCGCATGTGAAGAACGGTCGCGTCATCAAGATCGAGGGCAATCCTGAAAGCCCCATGAGCCAAGGCGGCCTGTGCGCGAAGGGCATGGCCGGCATCCAGGCGCTGTACCATCCCAACCGCAACAAGTACCCCATGCGGCGCGTGGGCGAGCGCGGTCAGAACCAGTGGGAGCGCATCACCTGGGACGAGGCCATCACCGAGATCGCCGAGAAGCTCATCGAGATCGACGAGAAGTACGGCTCGGAATGCGTGGCCGTGTCCACCGGCGGTGGCGGCAACCCGCACTTCAGCAACGTGAAGCGCTTCGGCGAGGCCGTCAACACGCCCAACGTGTGGGAGCCCGGCTGCGCGCAGTGCTACCTGCCGCGCATGGGCGCCTCGCAGCTGTCGAACGGCATGGGCAAGCCGAACAACCTCTCGTTCGCCGACTCCAACGGCTGGGACTACTACTTCACCGACTCGCCGGTCGACTCCCTCGTGCTGTGGGGCACCGACCCGTCGAACAGCTCGGTTGCCACGGGCGGCCGCGCGTTGGCCGAGCTGCGCGCCCGCGAGCAGGGCTTGAAGACCGTGGTCATCGACCCGCGCATGACGATGGACGCCGCCAAAGCCGAAGTGTGGCTGCCCATCCGCCCCGGCACCGATGCCGCGCTGCTCATGGCGTGGACGAAGTGGATCATCGACAACGAGAAGTACGACGAGGACTTCTGCACGAACTGGACCAACATGCCCTATATCGTGAACCCCGAGACGCGCCTGACCCTCAAGCCCACCGAATGCGGCCTCGAGGGCACCGACAAGGACTACGTCATCTGGGATCCGGCCGAGGGCAAGCCCGTCGTGTTGGAGTACCCCATGAACGAAGGCGTCACCCCGCCGCTGTTCGGCACGTACGAGATCGACGGCAAGCAGTATCCCACGGGCGGCCAGCTGCTCAAGGAGAGCGTGGACGAGTTCACGCTGGCGAAAGCCGCCGAGATCTGCTGGCTCGACGAGGGTCAGATCGAGAAGGCGCTGGAAATCTACACGTCGGGCCAGTCCGGTATCATGCAGGGCGTGCCCATCGACCAGTACGAGCAGTCGCAGCAGTGCGCGCTCGGCGCCCTCAACCTCGAGTACCTCATGGGCAACGTGCAGAAGCCCGGGGCCATGCTGCAAAGCTTCAAGCCCTGCCCGGCCCGCGACCAGATTCCCAACACGCCGCGCTTCCTCAAGAAGGAGAAGATGCTCAAGCGGCTGGGCGTGCAGGAGCACAAGGGCCTGCTCGACTGGGACATGGCGTTCATCCCCGCGGTGTTCAAGGCCATGAAGGACGGCGATCCCTACCAGATCCACGCGTGGTTCGAGCGCTCCGGCAACAAGCACGTGGTGCTGGGCAATGCAACGTGCCTCGACGAGATCGTGCCGAACCTCGACTTCGTCTGCCACATCTTCATGTACCCGACGGCGTTTTCCGTGCTGTGCGCCGACATGCTGCTCCCCTCCGCGGAATGGCTGGAAACCAACCTGGTCATCCCGCAGCTCAACGCCATCGTCATACGCCAGGCGGTCACCCACCTGTTCGAGACGGTGGAGGAAGGCCTCATCTGGACGCAGATCGTGCAGAAGATGGCCGAGATGGGCAACGTGCATGCGCAGGAGGCCTTCACGGCCGAGGGCACGAACGGCATCCCGATGTACAAGAACGAGTACGAGAAGCAGAAGCTGCACCTCAACAACCTGAAGATGAGCTGGGAGGAAGCGGCCGAGAAGGGCGTGTTCGAGTGGTGCACCGAAGAGGAGTACCGCACGTACTACGGCTATAAGGCGGTTGACGAGGCCACCGGCAAAGCCAAGGGCTTCGGGACGCCTTCCAAGAAGTGCGAGGTGTACTGCGAGTCCAATACCATCCTGGGCCGCACGGGCTTCCCCTGGTCGCAGTGCTTCGAGGAGAAGAACCTGGTGCTGGAGCCGGCGTCGAAGGACTACGAGCCGCTGTGCTACTACAAGGAGCCGGCCGAAAGCCCGCTCACGGACACCGAGTACCCGCTGGTGCTGACCGAGGGCCGTCTGCCCATGTACCACCACGGCACGCTACGCAACATCCCGTATCTGCGCGAGATCTACCCCGTGCCCGAGATGTGGATCCATCCCGACGACGCGGCGACCTACGGCGTGGAGGACGGCCAGTGGTGCACCATCGCCAGCCGCCGCGGCGAGACGCACGGCAAGGCGCGCGTTACCACGGCCATCGCCAAGGGCGTCATCTACCAGGAGCGCTTCTGGGCGCCCGAGCTGCTGGACACCGACCCCGAGCGCGCTTACCGCGTGATGAACATCAACGTGCTGACCAAGAACGACGAGCCGTACAACCCCGAGTACGGCACCTATACCCTGCGCGGCTTCCAGGTGAAGGTCACGCCTGACGCCGCTGCTCCGGAAGGCGTGTGGACCGAGCCCGAGCAGTTCGAGCCCTGGATGCCGCAGCCGAGCGATCCTACCGAGGAGGTGTTCGATTATGGCGCATAA
- the hpf gene encoding ribosome hibernation-promoting factor, HPF/YfiA family, which yields MSITVTGRKMPVTDALREYAEEKIGNSMKVMDIDPLVAEIVLFVEKNPANPRPAVCEVTLRTKGHIIRVEEHEEDMYAAIDVAAAKVVRQLRKYKTKVVDRKLRAADETIRIEPSAAGELDVDGLMQELSDDEVVRVKTIEFEPLTEEEALVKIDLLGHDFFAYTDRDSGLVNVLYRRDDGGYGLLKQAEE from the coding sequence ATGAGCATTACCGTCACCGGACGCAAAATGCCTGTAACCGACGCGCTGCGCGAGTACGCCGAGGAGAAGATCGGCAATTCCATGAAGGTCATGGACATCGATCCGCTCGTAGCCGAAATCGTGCTGTTCGTTGAGAAGAACCCCGCCAATCCTCGCCCTGCCGTCTGCGAAGTCACGCTGCGCACGAAGGGCCACATCATTCGCGTCGAAGAACACGAAGAGGATATGTACGCCGCCATCGACGTGGCCGCCGCCAAGGTCGTCCGCCAGCTGCGCAAGTACAAGACGAAGGTGGTCGACCGCAAGCTGCGCGCCGCCGACGAGACCATCCGCATCGAGCCTTCCGCCGCCGGCGAGCTGGACGTTGACGGGCTCATGCAGGAACTGTCCGACGACGAAGTGGTGCGCGTGAAGACGATCGAGTTCGAGCCGCTGACCGAGGAGGAAGCGCTCGTGAAGATCGACCTCTTGGGCCACGACTTCTTCGCCTACACCGACCGCGACAGCGGCCTCGTGAACGTGCTGTACCGTCGCGACGACGGCGGATACGGCCTGCTGAAGCAGGCGGAGGAGTAA
- a CDS encoding type II toxin-antitoxin system VapC family toxin, translating to MPSQQTSLLVDTNIWLDYFLANRPAHAAAMSFMLFAHEHGYPLLYPTAIVKDVFYLTANAFKRDMCNENGRLTERDAAAATEIAWGCVGNMREQATAVGSDESDLWTACGLCNLHNDLEDNLIVAAAQRSNATYLITSDELLIKHAPVAALTPSDALTLLQADMA from the coding sequence ATGCCTAGCCAGCAAACTTCCCTCCTGGTCGACACGAACATCTGGCTCGACTACTTTCTTGCCAACCGTCCAGCGCATGCCGCAGCGATGTCCTTCATGCTATTCGCGCATGAGCACGGCTATCCGCTGCTGTACCCCACCGCCATCGTCAAGGACGTGTTCTACCTGACCGCGAACGCCTTCAAGCGAGACATGTGCAACGAGAACGGCAGGCTCACCGAACGCGATGCGGCGGCAGCGACCGAAATCGCTTGGGGATGCGTGGGCAACATGCGGGAACAGGCCACCGCCGTAGGATCAGACGAGTCGGACTTGTGGACGGCATGCGGCCTCTGCAACCTCCACAACGACCTCGAGGACAACCTGATCGTCGCTGCGGCGCAACGGTCGAACGCGACGTACCTGATCACCAGCGACGAGCTGCTCATCAAGCACGCCCCCGTGGCCGCGCTCACGCCCAGCGACGCGCTCACGCTGCTGCAAGCCGATATGGCGTAG
- a CDS encoding dimethyl sulfoxide reductase anchor subunit family protein → MDIQWSLVLFTAIASCGTWVSVGVAVDELRGLTQRTNLVASVLALVLAVVGGIASVTHLSHPDRIMAVLSHPTAGIFLEALLIGLFIAAVAVYVILLKRDASAGARKAVAVLAAVIGIVFSFASGYSYMMEARTTWNTITLPLGYLGFGAASGLSLYLLLVACKKESAEAVKLAGLETVIGGVLALVSGLAFGFASGAATGDAAAIFWVALVCGGLAPLVCGWLARSKPASAVTMATVAFAGGIIGSIAFRAVMWMVGTAVANYFGIVL, encoded by the coding sequence ATGGACATCCAATGGTCCCTCGTTCTGTTCACGGCGATCGCCAGCTGCGGCACATGGGTGTCGGTCGGCGTGGCCGTTGACGAGCTGCGTGGATTGACGCAGCGCACCAACCTGGTGGCTTCCGTTCTGGCGCTCGTGCTGGCCGTCGTGGGCGGCATCGCGTCGGTCACGCACCTGTCGCACCCCGACCGCATCATGGCCGTGCTGAGCCATCCCACGGCGGGCATCTTCCTGGAAGCGCTGCTCATCGGTCTGTTCATCGCGGCGGTGGCCGTGTACGTGATCCTGCTGAAGCGCGATGCGTCGGCCGGAGCCCGCAAAGCGGTTGCCGTGCTGGCCGCCGTCATCGGCATCGTGTTCAGCTTCGCCAGCGGCTACTCCTACATGATGGAGGCGCGCACCACGTGGAACACCATCACGCTGCCGTTGGGCTATCTGGGCTTCGGCGCGGCGAGCGGCTTGAGCCTGTACCTGCTGCTGGTCGCCTGCAAGAAAGAGAGCGCCGAGGCCGTGAAGCTGGCCGGCTTGGAAACCGTGATCGGCGGCGTTCTGGCGCTCGTGTCCGGTTTGGCCTTCGGCTTCGCGTCCGGCGCGGCGACGGGCGATGCCGCGGCCATCTTCTGGGTCGCACTCGTGTGCGGCGGTCTCGCGCCCCTCGTGTGCGGATGGCTGGCGCGCAGCAAGCCCGCGTCGGCCGTGACCATGGCGACCGTCGCGTTCGCCGGCGGCATCATCGGATCCATCGCGTTCCGCGCCGTCATGTGGATGGTGGGCACCGCGGTGGCCAACTACTTCGGCATCGTCCTGTAG
- a CDS encoding TorD/DmsD family molecular chaperone, giving the protein MEQHDREELAEVNAARKGFYEFLASMYKLELTDEQIGTLTKQDLPTDAEYVGAGYATVKEYLRHRDSGTRQELAVDYARVFLCAGMYEQLMAPPYESVYTSEEHLLMQDARDSAVAFYLGEELGLPADNTTPEDHLSFEFQFMAKLIERAGAALDAGDEARYAELCAKQRAFFDEHLANWVPRLCADVRAYAQTAFYRGVADITEGFLQLEDQMIGQSAQAA; this is encoded by the coding sequence ATGGAACAGCATGATCGCGAAGAGCTTGCCGAGGTGAACGCCGCGCGCAAGGGCTTTTACGAATTCCTGGCAAGCATGTACAAGCTGGAACTGACCGACGAGCAGATAGGGACGCTGACGAAGCAGGACCTGCCGACGGATGCCGAGTACGTGGGCGCGGGATACGCGACGGTGAAGGAGTACCTGCGCCATCGCGATTCGGGCACGCGCCAGGAGCTTGCCGTGGACTACGCGCGCGTGTTCTTGTGCGCGGGCATGTACGAGCAGCTGATGGCGCCGCCGTACGAGTCGGTGTACACGAGCGAGGAGCACCTGCTCATGCAGGATGCGCGCGATTCCGCGGTGGCGTTCTACCTGGGCGAGGAGCTGGGCCTGCCGGCCGACAACACCACGCCGGAGGATCATCTGTCGTTCGAGTTCCAGTTCATGGCGAAGCTGATCGAGCGCGCGGGCGCGGCGCTCGATGCTGGCGACGAGGCGCGCTACGCCGAGCTGTGCGCGAAGCAACGCGCGTTCTTCGACGAGCACCTGGCCAACTGGGTGCCGCGTTTGTGCGCTGACGTGCGCGCGTACGCGCAAACCGCGTTCTATCGGGGCGTCGCCGACATCACCGAGGGCTTTCTGCAGTTGGAAGACCAGATGATCGGCCAGAGCGCCCAGGCGGCGTAA
- a CDS encoding 4Fe-4S dicluster domain-containing protein has translation MAAYTRRAFAGFCGAAAVFAAFGGAVKAADGASETALVRPPGAQDELHLLASCVKCDRCRSVCHTGVIGVAEVGDGFLRARTPKLNFHRGSCDFCGDCQRVCPTGAIGAFDPEADKMGMAVVQKDRCVAYYQGCVECQKACPFEAIALDGDGHPVVDADRCNGCGVCEDVCPALVYRSFSGGTRRGIVVVSPSAYARLGKTVVEDESEMSA, from the coding sequence ATGGCCGCGTACACGCGACGGGCGTTCGCAGGGTTCTGCGGCGCAGCGGCCGTATTCGCCGCGTTCGGCGGGGCGGTGAAGGCGGCCGACGGCGCGTCCGAAACCGCGCTCGTGCGGCCGCCGGGGGCGCAGGACGAGCTGCATCTGCTGGCCTCGTGCGTGAAGTGCGACCGCTGCCGCAGCGTGTGCCACACCGGGGTGATCGGCGTGGCGGAGGTTGGCGACGGCTTTCTACGCGCCCGCACGCCCAAGCTGAACTTCCATCGGGGAAGCTGCGACTTCTGCGGCGACTGCCAGCGCGTATGCCCCACGGGAGCCATCGGGGCGTTCGACCCGGAGGCCGACAAGATGGGCATGGCGGTGGTGCAGAAGGACCGCTGCGTGGCCTACTACCAGGGGTGCGTCGAGTGCCAGAAGGCCTGCCCGTTCGAGGCGATCGCGCTTGATGGAGACGGCCATCCCGTGGTGGACGCCGACCGATGCAACGGCTGCGGCGTGTGCGAGGACGTGTGCCCGGCGCTTGTGTACCGCAGCTTCTCGGGCGGCACGCGGCGCGGCATCGTGGTGGTGAGTCCCAGCGCGTACGCGCGACTGGGGAAGACGGTGGTGGAGGACGAGAGCGAGATGAGCGCGTGA
- a CDS encoding 4Fe-4S dicluster domain-containing protein, with the protein MAHNCIVVNLDRCTGCYSCEITCKMENDIALGEHWNKMLQRGPFGDYPNMTRYPLPTMCQQCADAPCVHVCPTGASYRDGNNVVLIDREKCIGCKYCMMACPYGVRDWNKASKTVEKCTLCGHLTANGELPACVKSCSAGARFYGDLDDPNSDVSKELAKYDAADIHELPNVGNNPCTKYIMTSMHGEWMEGAE; encoded by the coding sequence ATGGCGCATAACTGCATCGTGGTGAACCTCGATCGCTGCACGGGCTGCTATTCCTGCGAGATCACGTGCAAGATGGAGAACGACATCGCCCTGGGCGAGCATTGGAACAAGATGCTGCAGCGCGGGCCCTTCGGCGACTACCCGAACATGACGCGCTACCCGCTGCCCACCATGTGCCAGCAGTGCGCCGATGCCCCGTGCGTGCACGTGTGCCCCACCGGCGCCAGCTACCGCGATGGCAACAACGTGGTGCTCATCGACCGCGAGAAGTGCATCGGCTGCAAGTACTGCATGATGGCCTGCCCCTACGGCGTGCGCGATTGGAACAAGGCGTCCAAGACGGTGGAGAAGTGCACGCTGTGCGGCCACCTGACGGCGAACGGCGAGCTTCCCGCGTGCGTGAAGAGCTGCAGCGCCGGCGCCCGTTTCTACGGCGACTTGGACGATCCGAACTCCGACGTGTCCAAGGAGCTGGCGAAGTACGATGCGGCGGACATCCACGAGCTGCCGAACGTGGGCAACAACCCCTGCACGAAGTACATCATGACCAGCATGCACGGCGAGTGGATGGAAGGGGCTGAGTAG
- the glmU gene encoding bifunctional UDP-N-acetylglucosamine diphosphorylase/glucosamine-1-phosphate N-acetyltransferase GlmU yields MEAAAIVLAAGAGTRMKSKKPKVAHEVLGKPLVRWVVDAARDAGVERVVSVVGHAREQVEPLVADTQTVVQAEQNGTAGAVAVCKDALADFDGSLVVLSGDCPLITSETIARLVAVREEADAAVVVLTMELDDPFGYGRIVRDEQGAVARIVEQKDAAPEEAAICECNSGFYCFDARALFAALEQVSNDNAQGEFYLTDVLEICRNAGRPVLALVCEDPAECLGVNSRIQLAEATKFAQRRINRAHMAAGVTMVDPELVWIGPDVTIAQDVELLPNVMLMGETSIGEDSVIGPDSRLTDTAVGRGCVVDETVAVEAQVDDGATCGPRAYLRPAAHLCEGAKAGTHVEIKKSTVGKGSKVPHLSYIGDTTIGEDVNIGAGSITCNYDGKKKHATTIGDGAFVGSDTMMVAPVSIGAGAIIGAGSCITKDVAPDALALTRPEQREIPGWAAKKRSQQE; encoded by the coding sequence ATGGAAGCTGCCGCTATCGTGTTGGCCGCGGGTGCGGGCACCCGGATGAAGTCCAAGAAGCCGAAGGTGGCTCACGAAGTGCTGGGCAAGCCGCTCGTTCGCTGGGTGGTGGACGCCGCGCGCGACGCGGGCGTCGAGCGGGTGGTGTCCGTGGTCGGGCACGCGCGCGAGCAGGTGGAGCCGCTCGTCGCCGACACGCAGACGGTGGTGCAGGCGGAGCAGAACGGCACGGCGGGCGCCGTGGCCGTGTGCAAGGACGCGCTGGCCGACTTCGACGGCTCGCTCGTGGTGCTGTCGGGCGACTGCCCCCTTATCACGTCCGAGACTATCGCGCGCCTCGTCGCCGTGCGCGAGGAGGCGGACGCTGCTGTGGTGGTGCTCACGATGGAGCTGGACGACCCGTTCGGCTACGGGCGCATCGTGCGCGACGAGCAGGGCGCGGTGGCGCGCATCGTGGAGCAGAAGGACGCCGCGCCCGAGGAAGCCGCCATCTGCGAGTGCAACTCCGGGTTCTACTGTTTCGACGCCCGCGCGCTGTTCGCGGCGCTCGAGCAGGTGAGCAACGACAACGCCCAGGGCGAGTTCTACCTGACCGACGTGCTTGAGATCTGCCGTAACGCCGGCCGTCCAGTGCTGGCGCTCGTCTGCGAGGACCCTGCCGAGTGCCTCGGGGTGAACTCGCGCATCCAGTTGGCCGAGGCCACGAAGTTCGCGCAGCGACGCATCAACCGCGCGCATATGGCCGCCGGCGTGACCATGGTGGACCCCGAGCTCGTGTGGATCGGGCCCGACGTGACCATCGCGCAGGACGTGGAGCTGCTGCCGAACGTCATGCTCATGGGCGAAACGAGCATCGGCGAGGACAGCGTCATCGGCCCCGATTCGCGCCTGACCGACACCGCGGTGGGACGAGGCTGCGTCGTGGACGAGACGGTGGCCGTGGAGGCGCAGGTGGACGACGGCGCCACGTGCGGCCCGCGCGCGTACCTGCGTCCGGCGGCGCACCTGTGCGAGGGCGCGAAGGCCGGCACCCACGTGGAGATCAAGAAGTCCACGGTGGGGAAGGGCTCGAAGGTGCCGCATCTGTCCTACATCGGCGACACCACCATCGGCGAGGACGTGAACATCGGCGCCGGCTCCATCACCTGCAACTACGATGGCAAGAAGAAGCATGCCACCACTATCGGCGACGGCGCGTTCGTCGGCAGCGACACCATGATGGTGGCCCCGGTGAGCATCGGCGCGGGTGCCATCATCGGCGCGGGCTCGTGCATTACGAAAGACGTCGCGCCCGACGCCCTGGCCCTCACGCGCCCCGAGCAGCGCGAGATCCCCGGCTGGGCCGCCAAGAAGCGCAGTCAACAAGAATAG